The genome window TGGACAAGGCTACTGCTTTTTCGTCGGCCATGATGCTCCGTGCGGCAAAAGTGCTGTCGGTTCGATCCGACGGTACCGCGCCGTTGTGCCAGATGCGTGGCAGCGTGCGAATCGCCGGTCTGCCGGTTCCATCCCACGCTGCTCCCGCGCCGGCAAGTGGCGCGTCGTTACGTCCTCACTTCGGAGCAGGCGGGCATCGAACCTGTGTTCGACAGCGCTCTATCTTAGGTCTTTACTTAATTAAGCGATTACCATATAATGGCCGCAGATGCAGGGCTTTGCCGCGCTGGCCGACCCCACTCGGCGCAAGATCGTCGAGATGCTCGCCGTCCGCGAGCTCGCGGCCGGCGAGATCGCGCGCCGCTTCGACATGACCGCGCCGGCCGTCTCGCAGCATTTGCGCCTCTTGCGCGACGCGCGGCTGGTGCACGTCCGCCGCGACGCCCAGCGCCGCATCTACGCGCTCGATCCGCGCGGGCTCGCCGAGCTCGACGCGTGGATCGCACGTTACCGCCGCTTCTGGCACGACCACCTCGACACGCTCGAGCACGAGCTCGGAGGATCACGATGAACGAACTCCCCGGCGACGGCGACTACGGCACCCGCATCGATCCGCATACGATCCGCTTCGAGCGCGATCTTTTCGGCCCGATCGAGCGCGTGTGGTCGTACCTGACGGAGTCCGACAAGCGCGCGACCTGGCTGTATCCGGGCGATATTCCGAGTACGCCGGGCGGAGAGTCACGCAAGTCGTGGCCGGGCAAGGACGGCGAACCGCAGTTCACCATCGTGATTCGAACGCGCATCTACGATCCGCCGCGGACCCTGGAGTACGAGGTGAGCGAGGCGGCCGCCGGCGCGCCGGCGCGCGATTCGCGCGTTCGCTTCGAGCTCCGCGAAGACGGCGAGCGCGTTCACCTCACGCTGACCCATGCCGCGCTCGCGCCAGAAGCGTTCGCGTCCGTCGGCGCCGGGTGGCACGCGCACCTTGCCGTGCTGGTCGCCGTCCTTACGGAGACTGCAGGCGACGACGCCGAGACGCGGTACGAACGGCTCCTACCGCGCTACGAGGCGATGGCCGCACCCTGAGGGTCTATCCCGAGCGATTCGCGGAGTGAATCAACGTCTGCAATCAAGAACGGTCTGCGTAAGCGGTCAACGAGTGGTCCAGATTGCGTCGGATCCAGGGTTCTGGTTGAAGTCGTAGAGCGCGTTGGGCGGATTGCGGTCGGCGTGCCGCCAGTAAATCAGGACGACGCGCGTTTTTCCGACCACGACGTTCGGCGGGAGCTTCCCGCAGAGCTGGTTCTCAGCGATCGTCGTCTTCGCTTGCCAGACCGGAGACACCGGGCTCGGATCGGAGCAGGCGAGTCGGCGGCCGTCAATCGTCGTGTCGAAGCTCAGCGAAAAGGTGGTTTCCTCGCCGGTCACGTCGTCCTTGATCGTCAGGCGTGGCGACACGAGCGAGGACGTTGCGATCAGCCGGTAGCGCAGCACCGTTCCCGACGTTGCCAGCAGCTGCGCCGAGTCGGCGGGCCGGCGCGGATTGTCCCATAGGAGGACCGGCGTGGCGGCCGCGTTTCCGCGACCGCCGACGGCGGTGAGGATCAATGCCGCCAGCGTCATGCCGACGTTTGAACGGCCAGACATCACGGCTGCGTCGTGATCGCGGTCATCGTTCGTTCACTAGTTTCAAAAGGCGCCGAGTTGTCCTGCACGGCTGCCGGGTAAAAACCGCCGCACCCCGACAGGCGCGGTGCGGCGAGGTGGCAAAAGCCGCGCCATGCAAGTGAAATCGATCGCGTGGACGGCCTACCCGGCGAAGGACGTCGCGAAGCTGCTGGCGTTCTACCGCGATGCGCTGGGTTTGCGCGTCGACCGCGCGCACCCCAGCGAGGCGGAGGCGCAGTTCGTCGAGTTCGACCTCGGCAACGACCACTGGTTCACCATTTTGCCCGAAGCCTTTTTGGGCCGCCCGGCCGGCAGCGGCGTCGGCGTGACGTTCGAAGTCGACGACGTCGACGCCGCGCTGGCCGCGGTTCGCGGCGGCGCACGCAGCGCCG of Candidatus Eremiobacterota bacterium contains these proteins:
- a CDS encoding winged helix-turn-helix transcriptional regulator — protein: MQGFAALADPTRRKIVEMLAVRELAAGEIARRFDMTAPAVSQHLRLLRDARLVHVRRDAQRRIYALDPRGLAELDAWIARYRRFWHDHLDTLEHELGGSR
- a CDS encoding SRPBCC family protein, with translation MNELPGDGDYGTRIDPHTIRFERDLFGPIERVWSYLTESDKRATWLYPGDIPSTPGGESRKSWPGKDGEPQFTIVIRTRIYDPPRTLEYEVSEAAAGAPARDSRVRFELREDGERVHLTLTHAALAPEAFASVGAGWHAHLAVLVAVLTETAGDDAETRYERLLPRYEAMAAP
- a CDS encoding VOC family protein, with product MQVKSIAWTAYPAKDVAKLLAFYRDALGLRVDRAHPSEAEAQFVEFDLGNDHWFTILPEAFLGRPAGSGVGVTFEVDDVDAALAAVRGGARSADETPSDYPNCRIASFEDPEGNKVSLHQFKAATT